The Myxococcota bacterium genome has a segment encoding these proteins:
- a CDS encoding SDR family NAD(P)-dependent oxidoreductase has translation MRAEGVAWVTGAGRGLGRAVALALAARGFDVLATMRDPAAGAALPAEAARQGGRLRVARYDVEAPGDFAPPAGLRVLVNNAGIECANEPVEHQPPDDGRRVFETNFFGLVEATRRAIPALRAAGGGVVCNVTSSSLLAPVPFYAVYRASKAAVSAFGETLATELAPFGIRVVEVLPGPIETDMLAAASTRAPEASARAAYAPMAERHRAGQRAVEGRATPAAEAAARIADAVLDDASPLRVACDPVGEQLLRAWRAKSDEEHRRAMAPAWGTTAPERRDD, from the coding sequence GTGCGCGCGGAAGGGGTCGCGTGGGTGACGGGCGCGGGGCGGGGCCTCGGCCGTGCGGTCGCGCTCGCGCTCGCGGCGCGCGGCTTCGACGTGCTCGCGACGATGCGCGACCCGGCCGCCGGCGCGGCGCTCCCGGCCGAAGCGGCGCGGCAGGGCGGCCGCCTGCGCGTGGCGCGCTACGACGTCGAGGCGCCCGGCGATTTCGCGCCGCCGGCCGGGCTGCGCGTCCTCGTCAACAACGCGGGCATCGAGTGCGCGAACGAGCCCGTCGAGCACCAGCCGCCCGACGACGGGCGCCGCGTCTTCGAGACGAACTTCTTCGGGCTCGTCGAGGCGACGCGGCGCGCCATCCCCGCGCTGCGCGCCGCCGGCGGCGGTGTCGTCTGCAACGTGACGTCGTCGTCGCTGCTCGCGCCCGTTCCGTTCTACGCCGTGTACCGCGCGAGCAAGGCCGCCGTGTCGGCGTTCGGCGAGACGCTCGCGACCGAGCTCGCGCCCTTCGGCATCCGCGTCGTCGAGGTGCTGCCGGGCCCGATCGAGACCGACATGCTCGCGGCCGCGTCGACGCGAGCGCCGGAGGCCTCGGCGCGCGCGGCCTACGCGCCGATGGCCGAGCGACACCGGGCGGGGCAGCGCGCGGTCGAGGGCCGCGCGACGCCGGCCGCCGAGGCGGCCGCGCGCATCGCGGACGCCGTGCTCGACGATGCGTCGCCGCTGCGCGTGGCGTGCGACCCGGTCGGCGAGCAGCTGCTGCGCGCGTGGCGCGCGAAGAGCGACGAGGAGCACCGGCGCGCGATGGCGCCCGCGTGGGGCACGACGGCGCCCGAGCGGCGCGACGACTAA
- a CDS encoding biotin/lipoyl-containing protein: MTFFADVAGTSVRVVGRPSRAGGIALEIDGALREAALSPGDAVAPEAARGCDVAGVVDFVLELDGRRERVVALVDGDVVHVHARGRAFAVRIESELERLRARARARSGSGAALAPMPGVVVEHLVREGETVAAGQALLVIESMKLQSRIASEVAGRVAALPCEPGSAFERGAVLARIEPADARAAVAREGEGEAAGGPAARAGGSR, encoded by the coding sequence ATGACGTTCTTCGCCGACGTCGCGGGAACGAGCGTGCGCGTCGTCGGGCGGCCTTCGCGCGCGGGCGGCATCGCGCTCGAGATCGACGGCGCGCTGCGCGAGGCGGCGCTGTCCCCGGGCGACGCGGTCGCGCCCGAGGCCGCGCGCGGCTGCGACGTCGCCGGCGTCGTCGATTTCGTGCTCGAGCTCGACGGTCGGCGCGAGCGCGTCGTGGCGCTCGTCGACGGCGACGTCGTGCACGTGCACGCGCGCGGCCGCGCGTTCGCGGTGCGCATCGAGAGCGAGCTCGAGCGGCTGCGCGCGCGGGCGCGCGCGCGCAGCGGCAGCGGCGCCGCGCTCGCGCCGATGCCGGGCGTCGTCGTCGAGCACCTCGTGCGCGAGGGCGAGACGGTCGCCGCCGGGCAGGCGCTGCTCGTGATCGAGAGCATGAAGCTGCAGTCGCGCATCGCGAGCGAGGTGGCCGGCCGCGTCGCTGCCCTGCCGTGCGAGCCCGGGAGCGCGTTCGAGCGCGGTGCGGTGCTCGCGCGCATCGAGCCGGCGGACGCACGGGCCGCCGTGGCGCGCGAGGGCGAAGGCGAGGCGGCGGGCGGCCCGGCCGCGCGCGCGGGAGGGAGCCGATGA
- a CDS encoding carboxyl transferase domain-containing protein, translated as MRRIESHIDPNGATFRRYDASARARVAELRERQRAAREDRPARDVERLARQGKLPVRERIARLLDPGTPFLELSPLAACTEYGGDAKAASVVVGIGVVAGREVVVRADDPSVKGGAWYPLTVKKIVRSLDIALENRLPVVHMCDSAGGFLPLQADLFPDRHAAGRIFRNQSLLSKLRVPQLSLVFGQCTAGGAYIPALSDYSVMVRGNGGIFLGGPPLVRAATGEVIDAESLGGADLHTRVSGVADYAADSEPEAIALGREIVAQWPRGEKAPVQRREPEPPWYDPEELYGIVPDDPKVQFDMREVVARIVDGSLFHEYQPDYGTTLVCGYAWLWGMKVGVLANNGVLFNDSSLKGAHFMELCNQSGTPLVFLQNITGFMVGRDAEERGICKDGAKMIMVQACSEVPKLTVMVNGSFGAGNYGMCGRAFDGRFLFTWPNHQIGVMGAEQAADTLAEVKIRQLERSGATLGPEDVAAIRGPILESYARELSAYYSTSHLWDDGILDPVDTRDALGIALHASLSAPIGAPSYGVLRL; from the coding sequence ATGAGGCGCATCGAGTCGCACATCGATCCGAACGGCGCGACGTTCCGGCGCTACGACGCTTCCGCGCGCGCGCGTGTCGCCGAGCTGCGCGAACGCCAGCGCGCCGCGCGCGAGGACCGCCCGGCGCGCGATGTCGAGCGGCTCGCGCGCCAGGGCAAGCTCCCCGTGCGCGAGCGCATCGCGCGGCTCCTCGACCCCGGCACGCCCTTCCTCGAGCTCTCGCCGCTCGCGGCGTGCACGGAGTACGGCGGCGACGCGAAGGCGGCGAGCGTCGTCGTCGGCATCGGCGTCGTCGCGGGACGCGAGGTCGTCGTGCGCGCGGACGATCCGAGCGTCAAGGGCGGCGCGTGGTATCCGCTCACGGTCAAGAAGATCGTGCGCAGCCTCGACATCGCGCTCGAGAACCGCCTCCCGGTCGTTCACATGTGCGACAGCGCGGGCGGCTTCCTGCCGCTGCAGGCCGACCTGTTTCCCGATCGCCATGCGGCCGGTCGCATCTTCCGCAACCAGTCGCTGCTGTCGAAGCTGCGCGTGCCGCAGCTCTCGCTCGTGTTCGGCCAGTGCACGGCGGGCGGCGCCTACATCCCGGCGCTCTCGGACTACTCGGTCATGGTGCGCGGCAACGGCGGCATCTTCCTCGGCGGCCCGCCGCTCGTGCGCGCGGCGACGGGCGAGGTGATCGACGCCGAGTCGCTCGGCGGCGCCGACCTGCACACGCGCGTGAGCGGCGTCGCCGACTACGCGGCCGACTCGGAGCCCGAGGCGATCGCGCTCGGGCGCGAGATCGTCGCGCAGTGGCCGCGCGGCGAGAAGGCGCCCGTGCAGCGGCGCGAGCCGGAGCCGCCCTGGTACGACCCCGAGGAGCTGTACGGCATCGTGCCCGACGACCCCAAGGTGCAGTTCGACATGCGCGAGGTCGTGGCGCGCATCGTCGACGGGAGCCTCTTCCACGAGTACCAGCCCGACTACGGCACGACGCTCGTCTGCGGCTACGCGTGGCTCTGGGGCATGAAGGTCGGCGTGCTCGCGAACAACGGCGTGCTGTTCAACGACAGCTCGCTCAAGGGCGCGCACTTCATGGAGCTGTGCAACCAGAGCGGCACGCCGCTCGTCTTCCTGCAGAACATCACGGGCTTCATGGTCGGCCGCGACGCCGAGGAGCGCGGCATCTGCAAGGACGGCGCGAAGATGATCATGGTGCAGGCCTGCAGCGAGGTGCCGAAGCTCACCGTGATGGTGAACGGCTCGTTCGGCGCCGGGAACTACGGCATGTGCGGGCGCGCGTTCGACGGGCGCTTCCTGTTCACGTGGCCCAACCACCAGATCGGCGTGATGGGCGCCGAGCAGGCGGCGGACACGCTCGCCGAGGTCAAGATCCGCCAGCTCGAGCGCAGCGGCGCGACGCTCGGCCCCGAGGACGTCGCGGCCATCCGCGGGCCCATTCTCGAGAGCTACGCGCGCGAGCTCTCGGCCTACTACTCGACCTCGCACCTGTGGGACGACGGCATCCTGGACCCCGTCGACACGCGCGACGCGCTCGGCATCGCGCTGCACGCGTCGCTCTCCGCGCCGATCGGCGCGCCGTCGTACGGAGTGCTCCGGCTGTGA
- a CDS encoding TetR/AcrR family transcriptional regulator → MAARSRPGDTDARRPAPRARTERRAAHPANAARRTRRPREERERDILAAARAVFTERGYAGGSVAEIADRAGVVEGTVYTYFETKQALLLRVVGAFYEALIADVESGLRAIRGAEDRLRFLIARHLQVYVQDLGMCRLILSEIRPDPALYDRSIRALARRYTNVAIGVLEQGQRDGELRAEVSPLVLRDLLFGSIEHALWRHVNAGRPARIDALGAQLADAILFGIARGVPAARGADVVERLERAVATLERAQEPG, encoded by the coding sequence GTGGCGGCGCGGTCGAGGCCGGGCGACACGGACGCGCGCCGCCCCGCGCCGCGCGCGCGCACCGAGCGGCGCGCCGCGCACCCCGCGAACGCCGCGCGCCGCACGCGGCGCCCGCGCGAGGAGCGCGAGCGCGACATCCTCGCCGCCGCCCGCGCCGTCTTCACCGAGCGCGGCTACGCCGGCGGCTCCGTGGCGGAGATCGCCGACCGCGCCGGCGTCGTCGAGGGCACCGTCTACACCTACTTCGAGACGAAGCAGGCGCTCCTCCTGCGCGTCGTCGGCGCGTTCTACGAGGCGCTCATCGCCGACGTCGAGTCGGGCCTGCGCGCCATCCGCGGCGCCGAGGACCGGCTGCGCTTCCTGATCGCGCGGCACCTGCAGGTGTACGTCCAGGATCTCGGCATGTGCCGCCTCATCCTGTCCGAGATCCGGCCCGACCCCGCGCTCTACGACCGCAGCATCCGCGCGCTCGCGCGCCGCTACACGAACGTCGCGATCGGCGTGCTCGAGCAGGGACAGCGCGACGGCGAGCTGCGCGCCGAGGTCTCGCCGCTCGTCCTGCGCGACCTCCTCTTCGGCAGCATCGAGCACGCGCTCTGGCGCCACGTGAACGCCGGACGGCCCGCGCGCATCGACGCGCTCGGCGCGCAGCTCGCGGACGCGATCCTGTTCGGGATCGCGCGCGGCGTCCCCGCCGCGCGCGGCGCCGACGTCGTCGAGCGGCTCGAGCGCGCGGTCGCGACGCTCGAGCGCGCGCAGGAGCCCGGGTGA
- a CDS encoding enoyl-CoA hydratase-related protein, with translation MSTPLVRSERRGAAQWITIDRPAQRNAFNDEVVRGIAAALSGAQADAAVRAVVLTGAGDRAFCAGGDLGSRDEGPFEVDPARPGNAVIELFRAFERCGLPTIARVNGHALAGGLGLACACDMAVVRRGATLGVPETGVGLFPMMILPYLARTMPRRKLLEWCITGVRWTADEALEAGLVNYVVEPDELDAKVEWLLERVTRQSPTAIRLGKMGWRAMQDMSLDEAFEYAQLMLPTMARTEDAAEGRRAFREKRDPAWTGR, from the coding sequence ATGTCGACCCCGCTCGTCCGCAGCGAGCGACGCGGCGCCGCGCAGTGGATCACGATCGACCGCCCCGCGCAGCGCAACGCCTTCAACGACGAGGTGGTGCGCGGCATCGCGGCGGCGCTCTCCGGCGCGCAGGCCGACGCCGCGGTGCGCGCGGTGGTGCTCACCGGCGCCGGCGACCGCGCCTTCTGCGCGGGCGGCGACCTCGGCTCGCGCGACGAGGGCCCGTTCGAGGTCGACCCCGCGCGCCCCGGCAATGCGGTGATCGAGCTCTTCCGCGCCTTCGAGCGCTGCGGCCTGCCGACGATCGCGCGCGTGAACGGGCACGCGCTGGCCGGCGGTCTCGGGCTCGCGTGCGCGTGCGACATGGCCGTCGTGCGGCGCGGCGCGACGCTCGGCGTTCCCGAGACGGGCGTCGGCCTGTTCCCGATGATGATCCTGCCCTACCTCGCGCGCACGATGCCGCGCCGCAAGCTCCTCGAGTGGTGCATCACGGGCGTGCGCTGGACGGCGGACGAGGCGCTCGAGGCCGGCCTCGTCAACTACGTCGTCGAGCCCGACGAGCTCGACGCGAAGGTCGAGTGGCTGCTCGAGCGCGTGACGCGCCAGTCGCCGACGGCGATCCGCCTCGGCAAGATGGGCTGGCGCGCCATGCAGGACATGTCGCTCGACGAGGCCTTCGAGTACGCGCAGCTGATGCTGCCGACGATGGCGCGCACGGAGGACGCGGCCGAGGGGCGGCGCGCCTTCCGCGAGAAGCGCGACCCCGCGTGGACGGGACGCTGA
- a CDS encoding SDR family oxidoreductase has translation MTLRRDDVLARPSPFRAGLLDGVRLLVSGGGTGIGQAIALAAAELGARVAVCGRRAEPLDETRALLASLGHACFARPTNIREPEAVDALFDALDAEMGGVDVLVNNAGGQFPQHAIDLSDKGFRAVVDTNLNGTWTMMQRAARRLRARGASGAIVNIVAPYERGMYGLAHTVAARAGVAYLSRNVAVEWAPLGIRVNCVMPGGIDTRGLEHYAPEVRAEMAAAHPTGSLGVAQDVADAVVYLAAPSTPFVTGVVLPVDGGHHLHGELWQAGRPEGWTRAADEGRGDG, from the coding sequence GTGACGCTGCGGCGCGACGACGTGCTCGCACGCCCCTCGCCCTTCCGCGCAGGGCTGCTCGACGGCGTGCGCCTCCTCGTCTCGGGCGGCGGCACGGGCATCGGCCAGGCGATCGCGCTCGCGGCCGCCGAGCTCGGCGCGCGCGTCGCCGTCTGCGGGCGGCGCGCCGAGCCGCTCGACGAGACGCGCGCGCTGCTCGCGTCGCTCGGGCACGCCTGCTTCGCGCGGCCGACCAACATCCGCGAGCCCGAGGCCGTCGACGCGCTCTTCGACGCGCTCGACGCCGAGATGGGCGGCGTCGACGTGCTCGTCAACAACGCGGGCGGGCAGTTCCCGCAGCACGCGATCGACCTCTCCGACAAGGGCTTCCGCGCCGTCGTCGACACGAACCTGAACGGGACGTGGACGATGATGCAGCGCGCCGCGCGACGCCTCCGCGCGCGCGGTGCGTCCGGCGCGATCGTCAACATCGTCGCGCCCTACGAGCGCGGCATGTACGGCCTCGCGCACACCGTCGCCGCGCGCGCGGGCGTCGCGTACCTGTCGCGCAACGTCGCCGTCGAGTGGGCGCCGCTCGGCATCCGCGTCAACTGCGTGATGCCCGGCGGAATCGACACGCGCGGCCTCGAGCACTACGCGCCCGAGGTGCGCGCCGAGATGGCCGCCGCGCACCCGACGGGCTCGCTCGGCGTCGCGCAGGACGTCGCCGACGCGGTCGTCTACCTCGCCGCCCCGTCGACGCCCTTCGTCACCGGCGTCGTGCTGCCCGTCGACGGCGGTCACCACCTGCACGGCGAGCTCTGGCAGGCCGGGCGGCCCGAAGGCTGGACGCGCGCCGCGGACGAAGGGCGCGGCGATGGCTGA
- a CDS encoding SDR family NAD(P)-dependent oxidoreductase: protein MSAPRGRRDWRGRGVVVTGASSGIGEALARRLGREGARLALVARREAELARVADAIAADGGPAPCVLPCDFADPSAAAEAGRAAEARLAPGGVELLVNNAGYGGHRRAVDWPLDDVARMTTVNYVSSVAITQAVLPAMLARGRGDVVFVASVAGKVATPLEAPYAATKAAMLAFAEALSCEVEDAGVHVLNVCPGVIDTPFFGEDDLAAMPAVAKRGMVPVDGLVDAVLDALARGRREITHPRAIASAYPVKAIAPGWFRRNVKRTTLG, encoded by the coding sequence ATGTCCGCGCCGCGAGGCCGCCGCGACTGGCGCGGGCGCGGTGTCGTCGTCACCGGCGCGTCGAGCGGAATCGGCGAGGCGCTCGCGCGCAGGCTCGGCCGCGAGGGCGCGCGCCTCGCGCTCGTCGCGCGGCGCGAAGCCGAGCTCGCGCGCGTCGCCGACGCGATCGCGGCCGATGGCGGCCCCGCGCCCTGCGTCCTCCCGTGCGACTTCGCGGACCCTTCCGCCGCCGCCGAGGCCGGACGGGCCGCGGAGGCCCGCCTCGCGCCGGGCGGTGTCGAGCTGCTCGTGAACAACGCCGGCTACGGCGGCCACCGACGCGCGGTCGACTGGCCGCTCGACGACGTCGCGCGCATGACGACGGTGAACTACGTCTCGAGCGTCGCGATCACGCAGGCCGTGTTGCCCGCGATGCTCGCGCGCGGCCGCGGCGACGTCGTGTTCGTCGCGTCGGTCGCGGGCAAGGTCGCGACGCCGCTCGAGGCCCCGTACGCGGCGACCAAGGCCGCGATGCTGGCGTTCGCCGAGGCGCTGTCGTGCGAGGTCGAGGACGCCGGCGTCCACGTGCTGAACGTCTGTCCCGGCGTGATCGACACGCCCTTCTTCGGGGAGGACGACCTCGCCGCGATGCCGGCCGTCGCGAAGCGCGGGATGGTGCCGGTCGACGGGCTCGTCGACGCGGTGCTCGACGCGCTCGCACGCGGGCGGCGCGAGATCACGCATCCGCGCGCGATCGCCTCGGCGTATCCCGTGAAGGCGATCGCGCCAGGCTGGTTCCGGCGCAACGTGAAGCGGACGACGCTCGGATGA
- a CDS encoding sterol desaturase family protein produces the protein MTESLAARAVRLGAYPCVLLASVGGAAAWIASGGEPDVATTAVGFGLVPVCFALERAFPASPRWRSDPREMGADALHMVLSNAVPMALLRALLLGALVAATAPIAERFGAGLWPAHASLGAQFALALGLAELVNYALHRAYHETRLWPLHAVHHCSPRMYFGISVRKHPLQALLTYGGRFSVLWGLGATPQALAMYAVFVSANSYLQHANVRMTTGPLGLLLATPELHREHHAKPIERHDRNYGDSLIVFDRLFGTFRAPEPSGVPSDDIGLPGIEVPQTFAAHWRLPFAWRRLHAEASGASPGAGVPAPAERR, from the coding sequence ATGACGGAGTCGCTCGCGGCGCGCGCGGTGAGGCTGGGCGCGTATCCGTGCGTGCTGCTCGCGAGCGTCGGCGGTGCGGCGGCCTGGATCGCGTCGGGCGGCGAGCCCGACGTGGCGACGACCGCCGTCGGCTTCGGCCTCGTCCCGGTGTGCTTCGCGCTCGAACGCGCGTTCCCCGCGTCGCCGCGCTGGCGTTCCGACCCGCGCGAGATGGGCGCCGATGCGCTCCACATGGTCCTCAGCAACGCGGTTCCGATGGCGCTCCTGCGCGCGCTCCTGCTCGGCGCGCTGGTGGCGGCCACGGCGCCGATCGCGGAGCGCTTCGGCGCCGGGCTCTGGCCCGCGCACGCGTCGCTCGGCGCGCAGTTCGCACTCGCGCTCGGGCTCGCCGAGCTCGTCAACTACGCGCTCCACCGCGCCTACCACGAGACGCGCCTCTGGCCGCTGCACGCCGTGCACCACTGCTCGCCGCGGATGTACTTCGGGATCTCGGTCCGCAAGCACCCGCTGCAGGCGCTGCTCACGTACGGCGGGCGCTTCTCCGTGCTCTGGGGGCTCGGCGCGACGCCGCAGGCGCTCGCGATGTACGCGGTCTTCGTCTCGGCGAACTCCTACCTCCAGCACGCGAACGTGCGCATGACGACGGGCCCGCTCGGTCTCCTGCTCGCGACGCCCGAGCTCCACCGCGAGCACCACGCGAAGCCGATCGAGCGGCACGACCGCAACTACGGCGATTCGCTGATCGTCTTCGACCGCCTGTTCGGCACGTTCCGCGCGCCCGAGCCGTCGGGCGTCCCGTCGGACGACATCGGTCTGCCGGGGATCGAGGTGCCGCAGACGTTCGCCGCGCACTGGCGGCTGCCCTTCGCGTGGCGGAGGCTCCACGCCGAGGCGAGCGGCGCATCGCCCGGCGCCGGCGTGCCCGCCCCCGCGGAGCGACGTTAG
- a CDS encoding biotin carboxylase N-terminal domain-containing protein, which yields MPPFARIAIANRGEVAVRIARTLRAMGIESLLACHPVDAREPAARAVDRVLPLEGDDPLRAYLDGEQIARLARDAGADAVHPGYGFLSENAAFAERVAAEGLVFIGPPPGAIRAMGDKIAARALAAERGLRVAPAILEADDPATFVERARALGAPLLIKASAGGGGRGMQIVRDLAELPDALARCRAEAARAFGDERVYVERFVERPRHVEVQVLADRHGACLHLLDRECSVQRRFQKLVEEAPAPRLPDSVRRAMRDDAVALARAVGYEGAGTVEFVVTPDDDYSFLEMNTRLQVEHPVTECVTGLDLVEQQVRVAAGEPLAFRQADVRARGVAIEVRVCAEEPDADFRPATGVVRLLRAPEGEGLRLDAGVASGSRVSASFDSMLAKLVAHGDTRDAAIARAIAGLRALVLLGVPTNVDHLARVLDHDAFRAARVHTGFLAEHADALRGAPDAETREVVAAVAALAHRPLVEGIAAIPALHRAIGAWGNAR from the coding sequence ATGCCGCCCTTCGCGCGCATCGCGATCGCGAACCGCGGCGAGGTCGCCGTCCGCATCGCGCGCACGCTGCGCGCGATGGGCATCGAGAGCCTGCTCGCGTGCCATCCGGTCGACGCGCGCGAGCCGGCCGCGCGCGCCGTCGACCGCGTGCTGCCGCTCGAGGGCGACGACCCGCTGCGCGCCTACCTCGACGGCGAACAGATCGCGCGCCTCGCGCGCGACGCGGGCGCGGACGCCGTGCACCCGGGCTACGGCTTCCTGTCCGAGAACGCCGCGTTCGCCGAGCGCGTCGCGGCGGAGGGGCTCGTCTTCATCGGCCCGCCGCCGGGCGCGATCCGCGCGATGGGCGACAAGATCGCGGCGCGCGCGCTCGCCGCGGAGCGCGGCCTGCGCGTCGCCCCGGCCATCCTCGAGGCGGACGATCCCGCGACGTTCGTCGAGCGCGCGCGCGCGCTCGGCGCGCCGCTGCTCATCAAGGCCTCGGCCGGCGGCGGCGGGCGCGGCATGCAGATCGTGCGCGACCTCGCCGAGCTCCCCGACGCGCTCGCGCGCTGCCGCGCCGAGGCGGCGCGCGCGTTCGGCGACGAGCGCGTCTACGTCGAGCGCTTCGTCGAGCGGCCGCGCCACGTCGAGGTGCAGGTGCTCGCGGACCGCCACGGCGCGTGCCTCCATCTCCTCGATCGCGAGTGCTCCGTGCAGCGCCGCTTCCAGAAGCTCGTCGAGGAGGCGCCTGCGCCGCGCCTGCCCGACTCCGTGCGCCGCGCGATGCGCGACGACGCCGTCGCGCTCGCGCGCGCGGTCGGCTACGAGGGCGCGGGGACGGTCGAGTTCGTCGTCACGCCCGACGACGACTACTCGTTCCTCGAGATGAACACGCGGCTGCAGGTCGAGCACCCGGTGACGGAGTGCGTGACGGGCCTCGACCTCGTCGAGCAGCAGGTGCGCGTCGCGGCGGGCGAGCCGCTCGCGTTCCGGCAGGCCGACGTGCGCGCACGCGGCGTCGCGATCGAGGTGCGCGTGTGCGCCGAGGAGCCCGACGCGGACTTCCGACCCGCGACCGGCGTCGTGCGTCTGCTGCGCGCACCGGAGGGAGAGGGGCTCCGCCTCGACGCCGGCGTCGCGAGCGGGTCGCGTGTCTCCGCGAGCTTCGACTCGATGCTCGCGAAGCTCGTCGCGCACGGCGACACGCGCGACGCCGCGATCGCGCGCGCGATCGCGGGCCTGCGCGCGCTCGTGCTGCTCGGCGTGCCGACGAACGTCGACCACCTCGCACGCGTCCTCGACCACGACGCGTTCCGCGCCGCGCGCGTCCACACGGGCTTCCTCGCGGAGCACGCGGACGCGCTCCGCGGCGCGCCCGACGCGGAGACGCGCGAGGTGGTCGCCGCCGTCGCCGCGCTCGCCCACCGCCCGCTCGTCGAGGGCATCGCCGCGATCCCCGCCCTCCACCGCGCGATCGGCGCCTGGGGCAACGCGCGATGA
- a CDS encoding acyclic terpene utilization AtuA family protein, translating into MADARAPLRVANVSGFYGDVPEAARAMLDGGDVDVLTGDYLAELTMLILHKARERKPGTGYAASFLRQMEGVLGPALERGVRIVVNAGGLAPRALADALRAQARAAGLAPRVAHVEGDDLLPRLPELLAKGHALAHLDRGTPLAEAGIEPVSANAYLGAWGIAAALARGADVVVCPRVTDASLVVGPAAWHFGWRDDDWDRLAAAVVAGHVLECGPQACGGNFAFFEEVPRLVAPGFPIAEIAEDGSFVVTKHPGTDGLVSVDTVTAQLLYEIAGPRYANPDVVARFDTIELASDGPDRVRVSGVRGEPRPSELKVCINHVGGFRNTVSFGITGLDVDAKAAAIERALFERVGGRERFDEVAVVLERGNPGASTTADAVSFLHVTVKSRDARVAGRAFANRATEMLLGSVPGLFTQAPPSDAREFGVYWPALVPAHEVATRVVDPDGGEIELPFAPAAALAEPVVARPRALPAAPEGPTVALPLGRLAGARSGDKGGNANVGVWARSDEAYAWLERALTVEGFRALLPETRALRVERHAFPNLRALNFVVVGLLGEGVASSTRIDPQAKGLGELLRAQVVDVPEALARAAGIR; encoded by the coding sequence ATGGCTGACGCGCGCGCTCCGCTGCGCGTCGCGAACGTGTCGGGCTTCTACGGCGACGTGCCCGAGGCCGCGCGCGCGATGCTCGACGGCGGCGACGTCGACGTGCTGACCGGCGACTACCTCGCCGAGCTCACGATGCTGATCCTGCACAAGGCGCGCGAGCGCAAGCCCGGCACGGGCTATGCGGCGAGCTTCCTGCGCCAGATGGAAGGCGTGCTCGGCCCCGCGCTCGAGCGCGGGGTGCGCATCGTCGTGAACGCCGGCGGGCTCGCCCCGCGCGCGCTCGCCGACGCGCTGCGCGCACAGGCGCGCGCGGCCGGGCTCGCCCCGCGCGTCGCGCACGTCGAGGGCGACGACCTCCTGCCCCGCCTGCCCGAGCTCCTCGCGAAGGGCCACGCGCTCGCCCACCTCGACCGCGGCACGCCGCTCGCCGAGGCCGGCATCGAGCCCGTGAGCGCGAACGCGTACCTCGGCGCGTGGGGCATCGCGGCGGCGCTCGCGCGCGGCGCCGACGTCGTCGTGTGCCCGCGCGTCACCGACGCCTCGCTCGTCGTCGGCCCCGCCGCGTGGCACTTCGGCTGGCGCGACGACGACTGGGACCGCCTCGCCGCCGCCGTCGTCGCCGGCCACGTGCTCGAGTGCGGGCCGCAGGCCTGCGGCGGCAACTTCGCGTTCTTCGAGGAGGTGCCGCGGCTCGTCGCCCCGGGCTTCCCGATCGCCGAGATCGCGGAGGACGGGAGCTTCGTCGTCACGAAGCACCCCGGCACCGACGGCCTCGTCTCGGTCGACACCGTGACGGCGCAGCTCCTCTACGAGATCGCCGGCCCTCGCTATGCGAACCCCGACGTCGTCGCGCGCTTCGACACGATCGAGCTCGCGAGCGACGGGCCCGACCGCGTGCGCGTCAGCGGCGTGCGCGGCGAGCCGCGGCCGTCCGAGCTCAAGGTGTGCATCAACCACGTCGGCGGCTTCCGCAACACGGTGAGCTTCGGCATCACGGGCCTCGACGTCGACGCGAAGGCCGCGGCGATCGAGCGCGCGCTCTTCGAGCGCGTCGGCGGCCGCGAGCGCTTCGACGAGGTCGCCGTCGTGCTCGAGCGCGGGAACCCCGGCGCGTCGACCACGGCCGACGCCGTCTCGTTCCTGCACGTGACGGTCAAGTCGCGCGACGCGCGCGTCGCGGGCCGCGCGTTCGCGAACCGCGCGACCGAGATGCTGCTCGGCAGCGTGCCGGGCCTCTTCACGCAGGCGCCCCCGTCCGACGCGCGCGAGTTCGGCGTCTACTGGCCGGCGCTCGTGCCCGCGCACGAGGTCGCGACGCGCGTCGTCGACCCCGACGGCGGGGAGATCGAGCTTCCGTTCGCGCCCGCGGCGGCACTCGCCGAGCCGGTCGTCGCACGGCCGCGCGCGCTTCCCGCCGCTCCGGAGGGCCCGACCGTCGCCCTCCCCCTCGGCCGCCTCGCCGGCGCGCGCTCGGGCGACAAGGGCGGCAACGCGAACGTCGGCGTCTGGGCGCGCAGTGACGAGGCCTACGCCTGGCTCGAGCGCGCGCTCACGGTGGAGGGCTTCCGCGCGCTCCTGCCGGAGACGCGCGCGCTCCGCGTCGAGCGCCACGCGTTCCCGAACCTGCGCGCGCTGAACTTCGTGGTGGTCGGCCTGCTCGGCGAGGGCGTCGCGTCGTCGACGCGCATCGACCCGCAGGCGAAGGGGCTCGGCGAGCTCCTGCGCGCCCAGGTCGTCGACGTGCCGGAAGCGCTCGCGCGCGCGGCCGGCATTCGTTAG